cgtggtctccactctatataattattattgacATCTATATTCATAAGTTCAACCCGTTCACTAACCAAGAATTCTTAATTCTTCCTAGTCTCTTTCCCAAATGATAAGTAGAAATTAATCAACTAATATCCCTATTAAGaatcaaatattaaataatataaacaagACAATGATTCTTTCAATGATTTCAAAAAAGTTATAAGCGTCCCGAACTCTATAAACATTAACAACgtattttcatatgattctaTTCAAAATCTCCTCTCTCGAGtaataaattttgaataaatataacaatttaattattgatcaattaattaaacgcAAAAAATCCAAGAAaatgcaaataaaaaaataagcaatttgaatatataaatcaaCGTTTCAAAAATATAGTTTCGACTAAGTTACATCATCCTCTGGACAAATGAATTAGTTCATGACAAAATAATATGCAGAACTAGACATGTTTTTCAACATCGAACTAAGGAAATATAATAATAAGCGGGGTTATTTAGGGCGTAACACTAAAGCGCTAGGGTGCTCTTATTTAGGGCGCAAGGCGCACTAAAGCGCTAGAGTACCCTGGAGCGTGAGACGCAAGACAAAACGCACGCTTTATCGAATTAAAATGCATTCggtataaattttaaaattcaatatatGTAAAgtgatttatattataatattacataaattaaatatttttcacaaagatagcaaacaatatatataaaaattcattaataGATAATGTAGCACATTACATAACTAGAAAAAACGTTAATCATCTAAAATTCATTAGTAAATCATAAATTCACagtatattaaaaaaaacttcaaatatctcaatcatatcatcatcttccaaaacAATAGTGAGTCATGCGTGTAGAAGAAATTAAATCATTGAATGACAAGAACTTACCTTGTGATGGATAACATATTTATGTCACAGTTACCCGTATTATTGGCATATCCTTCTTCAAATATGTTTCCATGTTTTTTCTGTTTTAGTTTtcgttttctttttttatttaactaaaaaacaatatttgatttataatgATGATATTGTAAGAAGATGAAACATTGTAGATAATCATATTCAATAAAATGACTGACAATAGGGGGAAGATTACAACAAAGGTTTGCATAGAGAACATCTGAACTTTCTGATAAAAGAGTCTTGTATAAATGAGTGACAataggatttttttttattaaatagctATGGAATTTGCTAATTGATCATAAAATTGGTCGGGCTTgagttaattattatttaactaCAAAATATCAACTCATTTCTTTAAAGCGTACGCTTCTTCTGTGCCTCTTGGATGTCTCGCGCCTCAGCCTTTAAACGCGTTTGTTTCAAGTGCTGCGCCTAGGTTATTACTCAGGCGCACTGGCGCTTTTAATAACTATGATAATAAGAAGAGAATAATAAAGATTGAAGCCGAATCAGCGTCTTCGTCTCTGGAATATGCGTTCTTCGCCTTCATTCTTCAAGATCTTTGTCTGCGTTCTTCAAGTTTATCCCTCTCCTCTCGTCTCAGAGTTTGTGTGTTTGTGCGGCTCTCAGTAATATCCCCCAGACCTAGGTTTGCATCTTTTATACTCGAGGAAATCCGAAGAATTCGTATTCTGCACGTCGGAGCGCATGGGGGCGCATCGGGAACGTGTGGATGCGCGCTTACTTCTGTCCAGGGTGTTGGTGTGGCATCTCGGACGCGCGGGTGCACGTCAAGTTTTGTCATGAGAAGATGTTTTGTGTCTCAGGAGTGTGGGGGCGCGCTGAAAATGCGTGGGTGCACTCTGGAGCGCACAGGGGCGCTCTGAAAACATGTGGGTGCACGTGAACTTCTGCCCCGACATTTATCTCTTCACTTCTCCTTAGCAACTTGTTCCATTCCTCATCGTCCTTTGCCCCAAATTGCATGTATCACTGATATCCCTGCAAACGACACTAAAAACAACCAGAAACACGTAATTCTGCTCCGAAACGTTGACATAAGTACGCATAAAGACGGTAATATAAGTGCAATTGTTGCACTTATCAGTTATGCCCTTAATCCTGCAACTGAGAGGTCAAATTTATATTTACTAGTGACACAGTGCGAGCAATTGAAGtattgtatatattatatacattttttgataagaaatttTTATATGACTTAAAATaggatttaaaatttcttgGTTGATAGCCAGATTTTGTAAAAATTTGACgtgtttgaatttatttttcatgagaatatttttggaaaatggaatatatatatatatatatataatatttgaagAAATTGAAGGCTATTTTAGTTTTAGTCCAAATACGTTTGGCAATCAAGATAGTTGTTAAAAGCCTCTCACACTTCACAAATAGTGGTAGATCTACCAAAGTGTGTTATCTAAAGGTCTGGCTCAATCCATGGGTATATCATGAAATTCCACTCTTCTTGCAAGAAATCAAACCAGATACTTACCAACTTGAGATGCAATATGTTGGACAGTGGATAATATTTTTCTAGTTATGGGTGAAAATTGTAGTGCAGTGCATCTCTTACTTTGCTGTGACTCATGTTTGTAGCTTTTTGTTTTCCTGAATTTAGTGATTCAATGATGAACTGTGAAGTGAAGATATTTAACCACAATTCTAGCTATTATTTGCATTGTTTAACCACGGTCTCTTGTTCCAGGATATTGCTGTGTCTGACACTATACAGTGTAACAAGTTCATCCATatctttgttattattttttgagCCTTCTAGCATTGGTTTTGAGACATTACAGGTAGCCTTGACATTTTAAGGTTGAAATCGTTGAAATATGGAACACTTGATTTTAGCTTACCGTTAAGTTACTTTTATATGTAGGCTATTGTGGTTCATGGGTTTCAGTTGCTTGAGATATGGCTGCATCACGCTGCAGGAGATGGTGCTAACTGCCGATTATCTAAAATTTTTGATATATCCCCCACAGGTTGGCTGAAATTGCTTTTAATTACCTTTTATTTGGtaatttttcattcttttgaTTAAGGATTTTTTAGCATGTCAGTTTATAAGTTCAAACTGACATACTTATAAAGTGACATGTCCAAATACAAGACAATCTCTGATCGTTGAGCTTGTACTGAACGACATCGATTAGGATTGTGTTTATACTatttttaagatgttaaaaTGCCTCTACTTGCATGTGTTAACTCAAATGATATCACACGAGTCCATGTTTCACTTTTGTtattgatttttgagaaaaagtgTATTTTTTTCCATGTGCTCAAGTATGGACtgaatttattttatcataGATTTTTTTGTTGTCATTTATATTCTAACATTGTGTTATGCTCTTAGGTTCTTTGGAGGAATGGAAAGGCATGCTCATCCGGAATTTGGGTTTTTTCCTGGACATAATGACGTTGTTAATGGCTCTTGCTCATTATCTATATATTTGGTGGCTTCATGGCATGGCATTTCATCTTGTAGATGCTATTCTTTGCCTTAATATCCGTGtaaatttcttttaatttttattacaatTAGATCTCCACATAGTCTATTTGTTCAAATTGGTATAGCTGTTATTGATTTGGGTGCTACTTCATTTTTCTACTCTTCTGTTGTCTGCATTTATATTCTCTTGTATTGGTCTTAGGCCCTTTTAAGTGCAACTGTGAAACGTGTCAGAGGTTTCATCAAACTGCGAATAGCTTTGGGAACCCTTCACGGAGCACTTCCTGATGCAACATCGGAAGATCTTCGAGCATATGATGATGAGTGTGCTATTTGTAGGGTAATTATAACCCATGATACTTCTCCTATCTTAGTTATGTCTCTAATTTCCACGTATATGATTCATCAATAATTTACAGGAACCAATGGCAAAAGCTAAGAAGCTGCCTTGTGGTCATCTTTTCCATCTTGCATGCTTGAGATCATGGTATGCTTTTAAATGATGCTACAAAATGCTTATGTCTCATGTGTAAGTTTGTGATGTAGCATTTGATTGACTTGTTGATGACAGGTTGGACCAAGGTTTAAGTGAGAGTTATTCATGCCCCACTTGTCGTAAGCCACTTTTTACAGGCAGAGCTGAAAGTGGGATAAATACCAGAACTCCAGACATGTCACGAGACGAGGAGCTTGCTCGTCAAATGAGTACTGGAATTGATAGGCCAAATCCTCCCGGTCATGACCTGCACCCTGGAGTCTTTCCAAACCAGTCTCAGAATGCCGAGACTGATGATTGGAGGTGTGGGTTCTCTTGATTTTTGAGTGATTGTCAGCATTATATACGGGTGTTTTTTTCTGGGAAAGAACAGAGTAGCTTATTGTTGATGTAAATGGTAGGTAGAAGTCAGAAAGCATTGTGGTTAGAGATGGGCTGGCCCACCCCGCCATGTAAAATAGATGGGTTGAGTTTCGCATTTCCCAACCCGCCGCCAAAATGGCGGGCCGGCTTATGCATGGTTCTATTTCAGTTGTTTACGCTAGTGTCTGTTTAAATTGAAGGTAATTATTTTCAAGGCTTTTTCTTTCCCCCTTTTTCCTACCAGTGGGACAGGAATCGGTCCAAGTTGGTTGGGTTTAGACGGAACTAGCCCATCTGGATTTGGCCGAGTTCAGATGGTAATGAGGCAACTTGCAGCTGTTGGAGAAACTTATGCTCAGACTGCCCTTGAAGATGCTACATGGAATTTGTTTACCCCGAATTCCTCTCAGGCTGGTACGTCCCGGTCAGCCCTTTCTACTGGTTCCGCAAGATATCCTCGAGGTTCTGATGGTTTGCATTTGAGGTCAACGGCACTTGGTACAAATGACAATTTAGTAAACATAATTGCCATGGCCGAGACAGTTAGGGAAGTTCTGCCACACATCCCTGATGACATAATCTTCCAGGTAAAAAGGCTTCCAATATTTTGAACTTTTTAAATTGATTTCTTGTGAGTAGGTGACATAGAAATTTAGTTAATGGGAGGACTTTGTATATGTTGGGTACGAAATCCactattttagaaaaattacatATTTTAAAGAAACTTGAGTTTGGGAGAACTTCCAGCATTCATGTCTGGTTCATCTCCGAGTTAAATTTGCTACCTTCCCCCAAATATTGAACCTCTATCCTGGTCATTAGGAGAGTCAGGGTTGTCATGGAATTTTACTTCTGTTGTTGAAATTTCCACGACTCAGCACATAGTTGATGAAGTATTTCTTgaacagaaaaaaaaaacatacgaTTTTCTGACATATTGTCTCTGAAAGATTGAAGATGCAATTGATGAGATAAAACAATAGGAGCCAAGGGATTCTGTCATCAACACCGACTCTAGCAAATTCCTCGGACCATTTAATCGAAACTAAAAATCGTTTGTGATACAATGATGTGCATCCTATGTTAGCTTCTCTATATTGCCTTGTCTCAAAAGTTTTATCTAATCTTCAATATACTGGTCTGGAATATGCACGCAGGATTTGCAGCGGACAAATTCTGCGACAGTGACTGTGAATAATCTTCTGCAAATGTGACATCAGTTTGTTCCTTTACCTCCACAATTTTCTTCTTCGAGGCCTTAGTAATGGGTGAGTTTATCTGGTTTTGCACCAAATATTTTCAAGGTTCATTGTGTTGTATATAGAAAATGGTTTGGTAAAAACTTTGCTCTAAGTTCAATCTGTAAACGTCAACTTTTATATGAAAATAAGCAGTTTCAATAAAGGTCAGCCTCTGCTTCACTTGAACTCATCGCGCATCAATACGATGAAATCGGGCTAATGTGACGATGGAGGATGAATCGAGGCACAATTAAATGTAGAGTTTGGTAACaaatatttgattattattcACTTGCATCTAGCAACAATCTTGTTCTGATACGAAGAATGAGTCAAAAAATTAAATAGGGGATATATTGCCACTAAATAATACATTTGAAGCTGTATTTTGAAGAGTATATATGCATAAATTCAATTAAACTTTTTGTTCTTTAAATGGTATCTCTCTGCAATCTCAGTTATTATTTATAcgaaaaataattgttttcagAATAAGGATAATTAACAAATAATAATTCTTATGAATTACACATGCATTTTTACAACC
This sequence is a window from Primulina tabacum isolate GXHZ01 chromosome 17, ASM2559414v2, whole genome shotgun sequence. Protein-coding genes within it:
- the LOC142530334 gene encoding E3 ubiquitin protein ligase RIN2 translates to MGVKLLSASVVFTFLSIVGLQYWTDASLENYNSDSLIVNDLINSENASSALELLLGSYTTLVLVASFALNLSITIMVGLKMLFFSELSSSELRKLLERLVNYIIYKGTFLPLVVPPTIFQAGLWSTWLAVLCFLKMFQAIARDRLERLNASPSATPGTYFRVYSALLLVFILDVLWILLCLTLYSVTSSSISLLLFFEPSSIGFETLQAIVVHGFQLLEIWLHHAAGDGANCRLSKIFDISPTGSLEEWKGMLIRNLGFFLDIMTLLMALAHYLYIWWLHGMAFHLVDAILCLNIRALLSATVKRVRGFIKLRIALGTLHGALPDATSEDLRAYDDECAICREPMAKAKKLPCGHLFHLACLRSWLDQGLSESYSCPTCRKPLFTGRAESGINTRTPDMSRDEELARQMSTGIDRPNPPGHDLHPGVFPNQSQNAETDDWSGTGIGPSWLGLDGTSPSGFGRVQMVMRQLAAVGETYAQTALEDATWNLFTPNSSQAGTSRSALSTGSARYPRGSDGLHLRSTALGTNDNLVNIIAMAETVREVLPHIPDDIIFQDLQRTNSATVTVNNLLQM